The region GTCGCCTGGCTCGGCCGGCTCCGGCGGCACCATACGGGCGCCTGGCGCTACTGCATGGCGCAGTACCTTGCGTGGCTGGGGCTCTGGGGCGGCATGCTGGCGCTCAATCCCGCCAAGGCCCTGATCTACGTGATCGTGCCGCAGCTGCATGGACTACATTGGCTGCTGGCCACCAATTACCTGCAACACGCGCATGCCGACGGCGGTCCGCAACGAGGCCGTACATTGAGCTACGCGCGCAACTTCGAAGGTCTGCTCAATCCCCTGCTTTTCAATATCGGCCTGCATACGGCGCACCATGAACACTCGCGCGCCCATTGGTCCGAATTGACCCGCCTGCATCGCGAGTGCTACCGGGCGCGCGTGCCCGCCGCGTTAAATGAAGGCGGACTGCTTCCTTATATGTTCCGTGTCTTCATCCTGGGTAGCGTCAGCGCGCGCTTTCGCACCCAACCGCAGATGGCGTCCGGCACCGATCACGTCCGCCAGGACACCCGCATTCCCACGTAGAGGATTCCATGCCTACCCCGTTTCAGCGTGTCTACCTGGAAAGCGCCGGCTATTTCATGCCGGGCAGCCCCGTGTCCAACGAGGAAATGGACCGCTACATCGCGCCCTTGAATCGAATCTCCGGCCGCATCAAGCAGCGCATCCTGGCCGAGAACGGCATCAAGCAACGCTATTACGCGATCGACGCGGACGGCGGCACCACACTGACCAACGCGCAATTGGCGGCCGGCGCGATCCGCGACTGCCTGCGGCGCAACGACATCCCGCTCGACGAGCTTACGCTGCTGGCCAGCGGGTCTTCCGGCGGCGACACCTTGATGCCCGGCTTCGCCAACATGATCCAGGGCGAGCTGGCGGCGCCGCCCATGGAGGCCCTGTCCTTGCACGGCATCTGCGCCGCCGGTGTCGCGGCGATCCAGGCCGCGGCGCAGGCGGTGGAACTGGGCGGCCATGCCAGCGCCCTGGCCGTGGCCAGTGAAATGCCCTCGCGCCTGTTCAAGCGCTCACGCTACGCCGCGCAGGGCTATGACGCGGATTTCGATGCACATTTCCTGCGCTGGATGCTGTCGGACGGCGCCGGCGCGGTGGTGCTGGGCCAGGGCCGGCGCGCCTTGCCCGGGGCGACACAGGGCGTGCGGATGCGCCTGAAATGGGTGCACCAACGGGCGTTCTCCGGCGACTATCCCCTCTGCATGCAGCTGGGCCTGACGGCGGACCGTACCCGCGGGCACCTGGACTATCCGTCCTGGACCGATGCCGAAACCGACGGCGCCCTGTCGCTGCGCCAGGACATTCGCCTGCTGCCGCATCTGTTCGACATCGGCATCCATGAATATGCCGGGCTGGTGCGCGACGGCTGGGTCGACCCGCAACGTATCGATCACTTCCTGTGCCATTACTCGTCCGAGAAATTCATTCCGGTGGTGGAAGACCTGCTGGACAAGGCCGGCCTGGCGATCGCGCGCGAACGCTGGTTCAGCAACCTGGCGTGGCGCGGTAACACCGGCGCGGCGTCCATCCTGATCATGCTTGCCGAGTTTCTGGAAACACGCACGCTGCGGCCAGGTGAGCAGATTCTTTGCTATATCCCGGAATCCGGACGCTTCACCACGGCGTATATGTTGTGGGAAGTAGAAGCGGCGGAGGGGGGCGTGTCCGGGCAGCACGCGCGCTCCGGCGTCCAGCAGGAGGTGGCGACGCCCGTGGCCGGCGCCGCCGCACGCACGCAGGCCGACAGGGGCGCCGGGCGCGGGCCCGACATGGGCCACCGTGCCTCGGCCGCCGCCGAGCAGATCGCTCCGCCGCACGACCCCGAGCAGGCGCCGGCAGGCCTGGGCCCGCTGCTGACGGAACTGGCGTCGATCTGGCATGACTATCGTTCCCGCGTCTGGCGCACCCCGGTCATCCGCCACTTGCGCGACCGGCGTTTCAAGAAGGCCGACTACGTCAACTGGATGGCCAACTGGATTCCCCAGGTGCGCGAAGGCAGCAAGTGGATGCGGGAAGGCGCGGCCTCGCTGGGCCCCGACTACCAGCCCCTGGCCGCGCTCATCGACACCCATGCCGGCGAGGAGCAGAACGACTTCCAGATCCTGTTCGAGGACTACCGCAAGGCCGGCGGCACGGTGGAGGACATCGATGCCCTGCGCCGCAATCCCGGCGGCGAGGCGCTCAATGCCTATCTGCACGGCCTGGCCGCCACGCGCGACCCGATCGGCCTGCTGGGCGCCATCTACATCATC is a window of Bordetella sp. N DNA encoding:
- a CDS encoding StlD/DarB family beta-ketosynthase is translated as MPTPFQRVYLESAGYFMPGSPVSNEEMDRYIAPLNRISGRIKQRILAENGIKQRYYAIDADGGTTLTNAQLAAGAIRDCLRRNDIPLDELTLLASGSSGGDTLMPGFANMIQGELAAPPMEALSLHGICAAGVAAIQAAAQAVELGGHASALAVASEMPSRLFKRSRYAAQGYDADFDAHFLRWMLSDGAGAVVLGQGRRALPGATQGVRMRLKWVHQRAFSGDYPLCMQLGLTADRTRGHLDYPSWTDAETDGALSLRQDIRLLPHLFDIGIHEYAGLVRDGWVDPQRIDHFLCHYSSEKFIPVVEDLLDKAGLAIARERWFSNLAWRGNTGAASILIMLAEFLETRTLRPGEQILCYIPESGRFTTAYMLWEVEAAEGGVSGQHARSGVQQEVATPVAGAAARTQADRGAGRGPDMGHRASAAAEQIAPPHDPEQAPAGLGPLLTELASIWHDYRSRVWRTPVIRHLRDRRFKKADYVNWMANWIPQVREGSKWMREGAASLGPDYQPLAALIDTHAGEEQNDFQILFEDYRKAGGTVEDIDALRRNPGGEALNAYLHGLAATRDPIGLLGAIYIIEGTGQRIVPALLPLLKASLSLPPDAFRFLEYHGHNDEHHLERWLAAVELALDCDDSGKAERHIVDTARRTAALYLMQFQYVMEEDPQDQPEDRPEDSIGNRATKDTAA
- a CDS encoding fatty acid desaturase, translated to MPTPSARPRRGRWPALRHCRDLQSLAYLIALPALAAWQWWHGFWWPLYALMLFLTLGIGVIHHNHTHLRMWHGRRANRVTDFWITLLQGHPTFVFYPAHVANHHRHRHGPQDAARTYRFGGDTNHLWGYLIHPLQAAWVLYPLFVAWLGRLRRHHTGAWRYCMAQYLAWLGLWGGMLALNPAKALIYVIVPQLHGLHWLLATNYLQHAHADGGPQRGRTLSYARNFEGLLNPLLFNIGLHTAHHEHSRAHWSELTRLHRECYRARVPAALNEGGLLPYMFRVFILGSVSARFRTQPQMASGTDHVRQDTRIPT